GCGTGAGTAACAGCACCGCCGGTACACTCGCCGGACGGCGCCGTAGATGATCGTTCCCGGCTGTTAATCGCGGCTGGGATGGCCTCTTGGCTGTCTGACAGGCTTCCcaatctttaatatttttgcacCGAAGCTGCCGTGACAAGTGGCCGGAGATTTTTGTTGGTGGGTTCTTCCAATCCTCCTGCTACTGTGGGTTGGGGTAATGGAATCTTGGTCTGCAGGTTTGTGAATCTGTTTTGCTGGTTTGGGTTTTACGCAGTTTGGCCTCACTGGAAAAATGGAGATTCTGAAAGGAGAGACTAAATCAGATTCTCATCAATTCTCAATGGGGTTTGGGGAAGCATTATGAGATTGGTTCTTGAAAGCCTATGAAGTTTACATGTTTCTGCAACGTGTTAAAACTATGCATTCATTTACTAACAAGAAGCATTGGTAGTCCAACGATAATTGTCTTCCAAGCAATAGACTCGGGTTCTACTCCCTTATACATTATTAAagtaaggcaaaaacttgtgtgagatcatctcaccgtgagacgggtcgggtcgggtcgggtcaagatgtaaacgtgtcatacttatatgctcaaatgtaatactaatcaggaataaaaattttgttacttatacgggtaaatgtaatactttttctcttataagtaacaaaaattgtattcctgattagtattatatttgagcatataagtatgatatttgcatatataagtgTGATATTTGCATGGTGATTctactcgacccgtctcacgaataaggatccgtgagacagtctcacacaagtgtgacccttaaagTAATTACATGTGGTTATGCACGTTTGTCAGGCCAATGTTATTCATACTTTTAAAACTTAGTAAATTACTCGtctgaattttttattatatatttaaataataaaatcaatgttaaaatgttaaacaattctaatatttgaaagtgtacatttatttgaaattataagatttgtatattagtgttgaaattgattacataaaaattataataggaaaaaaaaaaaggaaatagaaGGAAGAGCATAGCTaattgttacggagtattattttaaataacaaaaaaaagaattataatcaaatgaggGGAATCTCTATGTTTAGTTATCATAGTAaaattaaagtgttaaatacatGTTGGTaatatggacgtaatatgtgtatgtttaatttcatttaattaccACTGTAATACatttgttatatcatggaccatggtccaaaaacgacacTATTTCATTAAGTAAAGAAACAGACGCCGTCACATACTAATGGAGCTtcgtaaatgaaactatagttcatctcaattctcaaatgatactgcctcacatttgtttttatattatcaaatgaaactatagttatatcaaaatgaaaatgtagttatgttgaaagaaaactgcagtgtatataaaatgaaacttaataacagtttcacatatttacgtgtatattgtccaatgaaactgtagttatattgaaatgatattgtagttgtgttgaaaggaaactgaataatagtttcatatatttgagtgtataatttcgaatgaaactataattatatcgaaaagaaactgtaattgttttgaaagaaattgcagtgtatataaaaatgaaactgaatatgttatacacatgGAGTTAACGGCGCAAAACGTAAGTTGTTTCTGccgtttattttcattaataaaaatgatgtcgttttgatgcacggactaccatgcattgtggaccaaggtccacagtaaaatttgcgaatgtatgatttgtatatttaattttttatatgggCAGGAAAATCCAATAAAATGAGAtcgttttattatgattactatatggtaattaatgagtatatattattcttaattaatattatgctaactAGTATTTctacccgtgcaatgcacggaatGTATTTGTTATAACTGCATTGAGGAAGGAAAAAACATTTATGACTGCAttttatataaaagaaaataggcGCGTGTAaactattagaaaaataaatttgctcatttggtcattttggttctcCTACTCGATGTCTCAATTtgagaaattctaatttttttgaACTTGTAATCTCTCTCATATAATTTAAGATCTGCgtttctcaatttgagaaaccCTATTCCAAATTTGGTCTAGTCTACGAAGCATTGATGTATGTATACCCTATTAATTTCTCTGTCGTTTTTCCTTAATTTGAGAACACATGCACGAGTTATCATATAATTGAATCCATGTCTGTgtttctcaaattgagaaaaCCCTAGTCTGGTTTCTCAAACTgataaattcaaaattgaatttcTTAGTATGAGAAAACGAAGTATGGAGTTTTAATGTATATAcagataataaagaaaataataagtcAAACAATATATAATGGAATTTAATTTTGGCTCTAACCTTGATATGTGGTCTTTTGCTTCTTCCTAGCCCTTAGAATTATTGATTCTGTGAGtttcttaattttgttatttatgtgAATTGTGAAAAAATGATGctcaaaacaaaattgaaagctcatagttaattattagttaagtaatagttaattaaatgggtatttcaaatttgattaaagAGTTCAAGAACGAATGTCATAACCTAATTTATGTGGTCAGTGGCttaaagaaaaacatatatatcatttataccaaaatcttaatttgttcAATATTCACAGATCATAGTGCTAAagttttagattttatttttattaatatatagcacaaattaataattttaatctagaattgtattacgaatagaaaagtaaaaaagaaaaaatattgtattagaaattgtataCCACAccttaatttacaattgtagtacaaatagaaattgtattaccatattttacaatattatacaaaccttaatagtatataagtgttttgggcaggaagttaaaatgatggattttgtttttattaatagtatagattacgttgcatggaagtatttttttttttttgaaaatgcatGGAAGtatatttattgtattattacaattaataattgtaatctagaattgtattactaatagaaaagtaaaaaagaatatattgtattatgaattgtattaccacatTGTAATagacaattgtagtacgaatatgaattgtattaccatattttacaatattaagcaaACATTAATTGTATAAGAGTATTTTGGGaagaagttaaaatggaggattttgtttttatgaatagtatagattacgttacAGGGAAGAATATGTACTATATTAAtacgattagtaatttaatcctgaattgtattacgaatagaaaagtaaaaaagaatatattttattagaaactatattaccacatttaaaatacaattgtagtacgaataggaattggaCTACCATATTGTATAATATTTCGCACACCTTAattgtatgtgtgtgttttgcgcgggaagttaaaattgaatattttctttttttgtgaatagtatagattatgttgcagggaagtatatttactgtattattacgattagtaattttaatctagaattgtattacgaatagaaaattaaaacagaatatattgtattaggaattctattaccGCATTTTAATAGACAATTGTAGTACGGAtaataattgtattaacatattttacaatactaagcaaaccttaacagtataggagtattttgtgcaggaagttaaaattgaggattttatttttattaatagtatagattatgacGTCTatgtaatctgaataattatgacaattaaggagtatatattatttttaagggaaaatgacactttccCTCCTTAGTTATGTGTATATAGAAGTTTTTTTCCTTGAGTTATCCACTTTTTCCCCTCAATTATTTTGAAAGTGGCTGTGTTctccctgtaatgttaaattgatatttttgcccttaaaataactatttcatttatttttcttctctaacaaattattacttatatgtattgAAGACCACGGTTCGGTtggaacctaatcgaacactgtagtaATCGAAcataaatagtatagacggttatgGTTACAATTCAGAAtcggaaaaaataaaataaaataattattgaatttagactattttaaaaataagaaatagattatacaaaaataaataaataaataaattttgaattggcGGTTAAAAATCGAAATTGAAACCGAACCGatccgatttatcaaaataagtgtttgataattTTCACCATATATGACTACGGTTTAATTCCGATTcatggttcaacaattattttattttacttttcggttctgaatcgtaaccagaaccatCCACACCATTTCAATATGATTGCTACAATGTCCGGTTAGGGTCGAACTGAATCTTGGCCATgcatacatataagcaataatttgttggagaagaaaaataaatgaaatagttatttttaaaggcaaaaatgtaatttaacaCCACAAGGGGGAAAACCGTCACTTTAATAACttgggggaaaaagtgtcattttccctattcttaataaaataatatgtgttTGTTTaattcgtttaattatggatgtaatatgtgtatgcttaattttctttaatatgttcataatatgtgtatgcttaatttcctttaatatgttcgtaatatgtgtatgtttaatttcctttaattatgtccgtaatatgtgtgccattaatttccttaattgattagataagaTCTatattacggcaagtataaaaaaatagtttcataaaagtataatgtgtgaattaaaatctatattacggaaatcaaaatattttggacacttgGTTTAAGCATAACATTAGAATTATAATCGGaataaaaaacttaataaaattcatttctcttctaattttaaaaagttatttttttttaatttgttaggaAAGAATTACTTTTTCACGAAATTACAATTCTGAAACTCCCAATGATTTGCAATTAAATGGAATGTGGGAAGAAAagttactactactattattattattattattattattattattattattattattattattattactactacagagtattattattgattattattgttgttgttgctgatGTTACtattgctgttgttgttgttgtctcaTCCGTCCatatgatcaaaataaatgTAAGTCTAAAAGCACATTTAAGATACAATTTTAATGATAAGGGCATctccatcaatttttttttcctttcattttaCCTTCATTTTGTTAGCCTAATTGTTCCACATCATTATTTAATCTCTTCCATTATTTTTCTCTCCACTAATTCTCCAATTTCTCCTCATTTTATAGGTCTTAATCCAAAACATCATCTATTACTTTATTCGCTTTtactatgattttaatttcaaacatataattataatttcaattgattttaaatcaacataaatttaaacaaataaattaaatacatttgaattaaaaaataaattttaaaatttcaaaacaaaaacaatgatgtttttttttaaaaaaaatgtaaaaaaaatctatttaaactactactactaataataattcgTTTAACGGTAATTGTTTCTTTTTATATTGAAACATTAATGGTTGGAAACAAATTGTCCCCCACTATCACGCATGTGTTACTACTGCTGTTGCTGCTGTTATAATTCGTCAACGGTAATTGTTTCTTTTTATATTGAAACATTAATGGTGGGGGACAAAGTAACTGTCCCCTACTATCACACGTGCGTTACTAGTGCGATGTGTGCTTGGACACAAGCAATCTCGTTCCCCTTCTTTTTTCGGATAGAACTTTATCTATGAAGAATGGTTTTTTTCTTCCCTTTCATTTCTTCCTTTTAGAGATACCCTAAGACTATTATTTCACATGAATTTTCAAAACCTGTGATCCATACAATTGTAGtggttgtgtgtgtgtgttaatattaaatattttgaattaatagtTGTAAACTTGTAATATATACTTATACAATTGATCATATTCATACCGTGCAACGCATGGGCGatatagtaatagtagtagtggTAATGTGATACGGGCATATCCACAGTAGAAGAGGGTGAAAATCAAGATATGAAAGATAGAGAAGAAACAACTCATACTGCTAGGCCAAAGAGGGAACGAAGGAAACCAGCATGGATGGCTGATTACATTTGTTAGACTAAGTCTATTCATAATAGGATAGTATAGTTTAGTCCCATTCTCCTGctatctatctctctctctctctctctctctctatttctctctctGATTTTCCCCCTCTCATTCCGTCCTTGGAGTTCGCATCCACTCAAAGCGGTGCCGGCTTGGTACGAGTTCGTATCATaatggtagtggtagtggtagtggtagtggtaatactaataataatagggTAATAAATAATAGATCTatttaaactaataataataataataataataataataataataattcgtcAACGGTAATTAATTCGACAACTTTGTCCCCCACTATCACGTGTGCGTTACTAGTGGTGTGTACCTGGACATAGGCAATCTCcttcccttttttttctttttttttttcggataAAACTTTATCTAtgttgaatgttttttttttcatcccttaataataataataataataataataataataataataattcgtcAACGGTAATTGTTTCTTTTTATATTGACATTAATGGTGGGGGACAACTTTGTCCCCCACAATCACGTGTACGTTACTAGTGGTGTGTACCTGGACACATGCAATAAATTATACCGTACACCACGgcgcacatagcaatgtgcaccacgtacgtaaaagaCATCGTTTTgaacattgtaaactaaccgtccctttttttggaaatcacatttcttgtttcggccggtctgtttatgtatgttaatattctgtgtattctaggtaatctttctgtgtatttcaggcgatcattctgtgtattctaggcaaccgttatgtgtattcatgttagtaacacatgttgtgatgtgtttgtgcattcgaatgtttaggaggatgagttctgtgtattttgtgtcaatattctgtgtattcatgttattaacataggttgtgatgtgtttgtgcattcgaatgttaggaggatgagttttgtgtattttgtgtcaatattctgtgtattctgggcaaatattttgtgtattctaggcaaatgttctgtgtattctagataatgattatgtgtattatagagaatgaattccctggagtcattcgcgtctgcATCCACTAACATTGAACCGCCGTCATTTTGGACCAGgaatgtgcaccgtggtccacgatataacgattggacACAGGCAATCtccttccctttttttttttttttcggataAAACTTTATCTACggtgaatgtttttttttttcctccccttCATCTCTTTCTTTTGGAGATACCTTAAGACTATTATTTCAcatgaattttcaaaaattgtgaTCCATACAgttggtgtgtgtgtgttcaaATGAAAACAATCCCTTGTGTGAAAAATAAGGATTGATATCAAGCATCATAAACTTTATAAAACAAACTTTGCTTTTTATTCCCTTaattttcaacaacactcaatagttGACCTACCCAAATGGATAAATCagatcgattttttttttaaacctaggAGTATGTCTTCATATGAACTTCCCGTGTGTGTGTAAGCATGTGTGTATAAGCGTTTTTtggtattataataaaaatattattctcaAAAATTCATAGCTATTACCATGGGCCTCGAGAAGGACTATTTCCCAAACAAAGTGAATAACTCATTTTCAGTagtattattttccaaaaatgaAATATCTTTATCCatttaaatgccattttattACAGATCTATTCACCTTTTTTTATGAGCAAACCATGTTGTAAGTTTAggacacaaaaaaaataaatttaaatacagaattattttaaatatatgtttaattattaaatagaagtgataataataacttattataagtctaaaatctaaaataacCTCGATTTTAAGCTCAACTAAAGATTAAGAAGACTTCATTATCACACTCCCAAGTGTGAACGGTACAAGACTTTCCGTTATCTGCCGTGACGGCCGATGATTTCgtctttttcattttatgctttgaaattttaaatttcaaatcttCGCCCCCCATTAATAAAACCGCTTGGAACGCTCATGCTCAAACGGTCGAATTTCCATTTCCTTAAACTActacacacactctctctctccttctctatctctctctagtCTAAGCTTCGTATGTCCGAAACCCAAATCCGAGTTTGAACGAACGACTCTCTCTCTGGCTTGCTCGGCAATCGAATTCCCACATCTTTGAGGTACATTCTCTGATCTAGTGCTGATTTTCTTCGTTGTCTCTGTGAAACTTTTGAACCAAAATCTGTagcttttgtttctttttgggattttttgttttattcagTTTCTGAGTGATAATGAAGTCGTACTTTATGTACTTGTGTATTCCGATTTGGTGATACGGCTTCACCTGAGCTGTTTGAAGTCTCATTTTCTAAAATGAGCTCTGGATCTGGGTAGGGTTCCACTGATTAAGGAATTGTTGCTTGAAAATtggatttggatttggatttcCAAACAGAAATTCTTAAGAGCGGACTGGTACTTTTGGCAAGAAACAGTGGTGGAGCTGGAGATTTCCTAGGGTTTTCTCTGTAAAGAAATGGCTAAGCTCTTAATTGCTTATATTGAATATAAGTGTTAAATTGGATAAGTAGTAAGGTTCTGTTAGCGCAAGGATTAAACTTGCACTAAAGATTAGGTTATTCCTCTATAAAGAATGGGATTGATTTAATTGCTTTTTCTCATGGATTATGATAGTTTAACTGGATCATAGTATGCTTCTAAGTTCTTacaataaagtatatatttttagtttatatttgcAGATCCCAACATTTCCAGCATGCCTAGCTCACAAGGGGATCCACTTTCACAAGTGGAAACAACGTGTGGTTCGCTGCTATATGAACTGCAGGTAATTGTAAATCTGTAATTACAGTTATGTTTCTTGTGTTTTTCTTCCCTTGCCTCGGTGAAAAACTCGCTGCTTTTGATTTGGCCTagataatatgggatgaagtAGGGGAATCTGATTCTGAAAGAGACAGAATGCTGCTTGAGCTTGAACAAGAATGCCTCGAGGTATACAGGAGAAAAGTAGACCAAGCGaacaagtgcagagctcagctAAGGCAGGCAATTGCAGATTCTGAAGCAGAACTTGCAGCTATTTGTTCTTCAATGGGGGAACGGCCAGTGCACATTCGGCAACAGGTAAGCACAACTAACTGGTCCCTTATAAATTTGCAGTTGATTTCTCAAATTTTTGGGCATTGAGTATATAACTGACATAATTAGGTCGAAGTCCCAATTAACTGAATCTGAATTGTTTTTAGAGAAAGGTAAATAACTTTTGGGATGATTAACTGCTCTAAAGGATTTTTACTCTGTTTATCAAAATTTAGTGTGAGCAAAACTTGAAAGGCCTAAAGGCAGAACTCAGAGCAATTATTCCGGAAATTGAGGAGATGAGGAAGAGGAAGTGTGAAAGGAAGAAGCAATTTGTTGAAACATTAGAGCAGATACAAAAGATCAAAAGTGAGATTCATAGGTCTGCTGGCAACCATTCTAGCAGTGCAGCAATGGATGAAAGTGATCTATCTTTAAGAAACCTTGAAGAGTTGCACCGAGAACTTCAGGCACTTCAGAAAGAAAAGGTACATTTCCTTTCTGCTGCAGCAGTATGATTATCTGCTAACCCCTCTttgaagttttttgtttttgtttttttcaataACACCTTTTCTGGCCTGCAGACTGAACGCCTAAAGCAGGTAATGGACCATCTAGGTACTCTGAATTCATTGTGCTTGGTGCTTGGTATCGATTTCAAACATACCGTCACTGAGGTCCATCCAAGTCTTGGCCAATCTGAAGGAGCAAAGAACATTAGTGATGATACCATACAAGCTTTAGTTGTAGCAATCCAGAGACTGCGAGAAGTTAAAATACAAAGGATGCAACAGGTATATacaatattgaatttttttctggAGATACTTTAGCTCTGTGTATTATTGGAAGACATGGTTGACCTTTGAATTGTGACAATTCAATTGTCACAGGTGCAAGATCTTGCAACCTCAATGTTGGAGTTGTGGAATTTGATGGATACACCAGTTGAAGAGCAACAGATGTTTCAAAGTGTTACTTGTAAGATAGCTGCCTCAGAAGCTGAGATAACAGAGCCAAATATGCTCTCTGTGGAATTTATTGATTATGTGAGTAATTGACGTATCTtctatttttggaattttggtgAGTTATATTGCCTTTATGTGACACTAACATGTTTCTCCTGTGATTAAGGTTGCAAGAGAAGTATCACGTTTGGAAGAGCTTAAAGCAAGCAAAATGAAGGAACTTGTTTTGAAAAAGAGATCAGAGCTAGAGGAGATCTGCCGAAAAACACATATACTTCCGGATTCAGATCACGCTATGAATGTTGTTATTGAAGCTATTGAATCAGGTATTTAAGTTTTAACTGgactatatataataaatgaaatatctatttatGATGATATTAATACTAAGCTCTCTttattccttttcttttggaaaAGGAGCTGTTGATGCTGCTAGTGTGCTCGAGCAGATTGAGCTTCAAATAGCTCAAGTTAAAGAAGAAGCTTTTAGCAGGAAAGAAATACTTGAAAAGGTTGAAAAGTGGATGACTGCATGTGAGGAGGAGTGCTGGCTCGAGGAGTATAATAGGGTTCGTTTTCTTCATTTACTTGAACTAATTTGTTTACTTAATTGTGCATATCAATGCTAAACATCACTTTTGATTCACGCCCAGGATGATAATCGCTACAATGCTGGACGAGGTGCCCATCTTACCCTGAAACGTGCTGAGAAAGCTCGTGCTTTGGTTAATAAACTGCCAGGTACAAGTTTTGCTTgcagtattttatatatacaagggaTGCACAAAATGCTTGATTCTTCATATGGTTTGTTAAAAAATGTTTAACCGAATAACGCCTTCCATGTTTTTGTTGCTTAAACAGGAATGGTCGAGGCGCTGGCTTCGAAAACCAAGTCATGGGAAAATGAAAGGGGAATTGATTTCCTATATGATGGGGTATGATTGACCTTACCTCTTTGCtgtaaaaattaaacttaattgGGAAATGCCTGAATGTGGTTTTACTTTCTGGTTATAGATTCGTCTTCTTTCGATGCTCGAGGAGTATAACATTCTAAGGCAAGAAAAAGAGCAGGAGCGCAAAAGGCAGAGGGTATGATTTCCTGGCCTGATCAGGCCACTAACACTATCTCAAAGAGAAAGCCATTgatctgttcata
This portion of the Ipomoea triloba cultivar NCNSP0323 chromosome 5, ASM357664v1 genome encodes:
- the LOC116019198 gene encoding 65-kDa microtubule-associated protein 3 — its product is MPSSQGDPLSQVETTCGSLLYELQIIWDEVGESDSERDRMLLELEQECLEVYRRKVDQANKCRAQLRQAIADSEAELAAICSSMGERPVHIRQQCEQNLKGLKAELRAIIPEIEEMRKRKCERKKQFVETLEQIQKIKSEIHRSAGNHSSSAAMDESDLSLRNLEELHRELQALQKEKTERLKQVMDHLGTLNSLCLVLGIDFKHTVTEVHPSLGQSEGAKNISDDTIQALVVAIQRLREVKIQRMQQVQDLATSMLELWNLMDTPVEEQQMFQSVTCKIAASEAEITEPNMLSVEFIDYVAREVSRLEELKASKMKELVLKKRSELEEICRKTHILPDSDHAMNVVIEAIESGAVDAASVLEQIELQIAQVKEEAFSRKEILEKVEKWMTACEEECWLEEYNRDDNRYNAGRGAHLTLKRAEKARALVNKLPGMVEALASKTKSWENERGIDFLYDGIRLLSMLEEYNILRQEKEQERKRQRDQKKLQGQLIAEHEAIYGSKPSPMKNQTKKGPRLSCGGGQSNRRMSVGGLQTPKPEIIHPAKATPNTTRQAKKTERVLQYDPPVDDGFSALSAGRRGLDIAGLPMMRRPFSPISSTDSSRSNATNVLDELNRKQQQQHSEMVQKTLSTPVKTIPIPNPNVEEENRTPMAMPIPIPSTPSTVTIPMQTAITPAPLSVVPYNAAKAMEETGEEIEYSFEERRAGFVVPREEGWIFCSKTLMLV